Part of the Aureitalea marina genome, AGAGGGTCTACCACATCCAGTTCCGTCAGACCGACGTCATGGAAGGTCGCTCCAGCTTTAAGACCCAGAGCCAGGTATTGGTCCCGGCCAAACTGTAGCGTATAGGAATAATCTGCGTAGACATTGGTCTCTTGTACCGGCCCTAATCGGTCCCTGATAGCAGATAATCCCAGGCCGGACTCTTCGCCAAAAGGGGAGTGGGCACTGAACGTGTAGGTCTCAGGTGCTCCCTCCAGGCCAGACCACTGGTTGCGGTACAACAGATTGGCGTTGAGCAGACCTTGTGACCCCGCATAGGCTGGATTCACCACAGAAAGGTTATACCGGTACTGGGTATAATGCGGGTCTTGCTGTGCAAAAGTAGATACTGAAACAAGCGCCAGTAAATACAGGCACCTCAGGGGGACGGATATGTGCTTTATACAGAACAAAACAGCGGAAGGCAAGCTAATCAAATTTGGTCAAAATAGGACGGCCGAAAGTCAATACCGATAAAAGCTATCGTTCCTCTCTCAGGTCGAAGAGGGTATAGACCGGGAAATGGTCACTGAAGCCGCCCAGGTACCGTCTTCCTGCGAACGTTCTGAAAGGGTTCCCTTTAAAACGCCCCCTAAATTCCCTGATGTCCTGTGGGCTATGGATATGTGCCTCCCTGAAGCGGAACGGATTGGGGTGTGGGTGTTGCAAATTAGGGCTCATCAGGATCTGGTCAAATAGGTTCCAGTTGTCCTGGTAATTCAAACTGCCTAATCCCCGCCTATGGAGATCTTCCATGGGGTTGTACAGACCATCGTCGGTCAAAGTCTTGACCGAGAGGCTATGGGGGTCATCGTTTAAATCTCCCATAACAATGACTCGGGCGTTGGCGTCCTGTTCCCGGATGGCTTGGATGACCTCCAAGTTACGATTAGCAGCATCAACACGTCGCGGTTCTGTCAGTTCCACTCCGGCCCTGCGGGACGGCCAATGATTTACCAGGACATGTACCCGGTGCCCGTTAAGTACCCCCTGTACATGAAGGATATCACGGGTAAAGTCCCGCTGTCCGCGTTCATTGACTAGGTGAAGGGTGTGGACCTGTTGCTGTTCTACGCGAAAGAAGCGTTTCCGATAGATAAGTGCCGTGTCGATCCCTCGTTCGTCAGGCGAATCAAAGTGGACCAGGTCATACCCCTTTTTTCTGAGGAACTTACTTTGTATCAACCTTCGGACCACCTCTTCGTTTTCCACTTCGGCTATCCCCAGTATGACAGGGCTGTGGCCAATATCCCGATAGCCTATGCTGGAGATGACCCTACCCAGTTTCTTCAGTTTCTTTTGGAGGCGTTTTTCATCCCACCTCCGGTCCGAATTCTCTGTGAAATCATCATCTAGGGTTTTCGG contains:
- a CDS encoding endonuclease/exonuclease/phosphatase family protein, encoding MSQFCIAFYNLENLFDTVNDPKTLDDDFTENSDRRWDEKRLQKKLKKLGRVISSIGYRDIGHSPVILGIAEVENEEVVRRLIQSKFLRKKGYDLVHFDSPDERGIDTALIYRKRFFRVEQQQVHTLHLVNERGQRDFTRDILHVQGVLNGHRVHVLVNHWPSRRAGVELTEPRRVDAANRNLEVIQAIREQDANARVIVMGDLNDDPHSLSVKTLTDDGLYNPMEDLHRRGLGSLNYQDNWNLFDQILMSPNLQHPHPNPFRFREAHIHSPQDIREFRGRFKGNPFRTFAGRRYLGGFSDHFPVYTLFDLREER